Genomic window (Shewanella psychropiezotolerans):
CTCCTGAAAATGCGTTATCCGGGTTCAATAGTTGCAACATCAATGACACTCTCTATAAACAGCTTCATAAGGAGATTAATTAAAACCTCCTTAACAAAAATTATATATTTCGAGCTGCCGCAGAAATTGAGTCTTTAATCGATTTTAAAGTCGACGTTGACGTTTGAGCAGTAATACTTTGATCCGCCATTAACTGTTGTAATGAGAGAGAATCTGATGCACTTAAAATAAGAGTACCATCTTTATTTGGGATGAAATTACCATCAGCATCCGTTGAACCAGTGTGGTCTGTGATAAAGGTGCTGACAGCGTCATCCGCATTATTGACTAATCCACCAAAAACCCCACTAATGTAACCTGTAGATAATTCAGACATTTAAAGCTCCTTTCTTGTATTTATAGACATTTAGAGCCACAAATATAATGAGATGGCTTACAGAGAACCAGTGAAAAATTATGATAAAATACGATAAGATACAAAGGGTTACAATTACCCTGATAGTGTTTACACTATGTTGCAAAGGTTGCGTAACAGCATCGAAATCTAATCAGAATGATGATAAATAAATAAAAAGAGGTTAAAAACAATACAGCTACATTTAATAATATTTATCATCAGACCAATACACTAATATCCCAACCACAAAGCCAAATAAAATCTTAAAACCACGCCATACCAGGCCTTTTAAAAGAAAATACCTAAGTAAGAGAGCTGTAACAGCATGCCAAAGGAAGTGGTAATAGATAAAAGAGAGAAATGGAATCGACACTAACAGGCGTCGAACGAAGATCCATAATTAACACTGAAGGTATTACTTCGTGGTAACCAATATATTCTTTATCTGCATAATGTCTGAGGGGGTCCATCCCCTCTATTTTTTGCGGCCAATGTTCAATAAGTAACAGAACTTATACGCCTTGATAAGTGACGCTAAATCTTGCGTGAGCGGCTAAATTCGTAAAGTGAAATAATCTAATACATCTTCTAAATTGGATGTAGGTCACAGATAGAAAAACTCAGATATGATTAACTAGATAAGATTTTTAACGTAAAATCATAGTAACTCCAGTAGTTAACATGGCTGCGAACAAAGCAGAGAAAAAGCACAATAAAATCATAACCATGAGTTCAGTACGCTGTATTCCAACGGTGTGTATAGAAGGTGGTGCTTGCATGGGAGTATTGAAATGTAACTTGTTACTCTTCATCACATTTTTTACTTCAAGCACAAGAGGCTCTTCCGCTATAGAAATACCGGTAAGCCCTTCATCAAGTATTAACATATAGCCTTCTTTAGGGATCGTTTTGATCTCACAAGCCAAACTGTCGAACTGAGCAAGTGATCGACGCAAGTTTGAAATCGCTTTAGTTAAGGAAGTTTCATTGACAAACACTTTACCCCACACCTTGTCATTGATTTCATCTTTACTGATCACTCGGTTTTCTTTGTCGCATAGCAATTTAAGTATTGCTGCCTCTCGCCCACCGATGTTAATGATTTGTTTACCCGCACTAATTTGCCTTTTAAGCACATCGAAAATCATCTGGTTTCCTAATGCGTAATTTCTTGTCATATCTTATTCCCTAAAGTTATTACTTATATTCCTCAAACCGAATAATGAAGTTTTTTTCAGTAAAAGTAATATTAAAGTCGTAAAAACAATCTAAAAAAGAATATTTTTCAGTCAAAGCAATATTAAAGTCATAAAAATAATCTAAAAAAGAATATTTTTCAGTCAAAGTAATATTAAAGTCGTAAAAATAATCTAAAATATCAAATGGTAGAAACTACAAACCACGCCAAGCGTACAAATGATTCACATGACCACCAAAAACACAAGTTAACAACAATCATATCTGCGCATTCACTATTCAAGTGTATTAACTTGATCGATGGAAACATAAAACTGCTCATCCACTTTGACTAGAATCCCGGTAGCAATCAACTCATTACCGCTTTTAAGTAAAACTTCAGATTGAACGAAATCGTTGACAGGTTTAAGTTGACTATGTTGCAGTCGATTAAGCTCATCCAAGGTCATAGTGCAGTTAGCAATAACAACATCTATCGCAATACGCATCAATTACCCTCCTTGAGAAATCGAGATAATAGAACGACGAACATCACGGATCTCTTCTTGGGCCGAGGTGATTTCAGTCATCACGTTTTTAAACTCTTGTTGTTCTGTATCCAAATCCACCTGGATCGTGTCGCAATAAGCTGTCATGGTCGCATTCATTGATTGAAGCTGATCATAAGTAACATTCTGGCTCATACCACCAGAACCAACAATCTCTTTAATGCCTTCGCTATTACCAAGCTGCTGCTTAATTATTACATCTATTTCCAATAAATAATCACTGGCCTTGCCTCCATTCAATGAAGTTATTTTGTTATCGCCAGGCTTAGTGTTTGGCAGTCTGTCACTCATTATCAACCCCCAAAGTCTGTTAATTTCTGCAATTGCCTCAGATTTTTTAGAAATAGCATCAGCCTTAGTCTCAGCAAGTTTTGTTTGATCGGTAATATATTTGGATAAGATACTATCAATCAGCGCAAGAGGGTCCCTGCTTCCTGATGAAAACAAATATAATGAAGTTGTATCTGTACCCTGTGATTTTATAGCTTTGGCTGCGATAGGACTTTGGCTTAACGCTTGATCTAGCATCTTTGTCTCTGCTCCCTGTATGGGCATAAAAGCAGGCATTGGTGTTACTTGAATTTCTGACATTAGAATTGTTCCTGTTATGGTTGAATAAAAAAAACTCGGAGTTTATCACCGTCTTTAAAAATGGCTTTATCACGTGAAATAGATTGAATCAATCCTAGACCTGGCACGCTACTTCCAACCCAATATCGATATTTATCGTCATACAAATAACGTCCAGCTCCCGACGAGTAGAAAATCGAATATGGGAAATTGGCACTGTCTATCACTTGGGAACTATCGTTTCGCGCTGCAATATGCGCGATGACGTCCTTCAGGCCGTTCTCTTTTAGTAAAAACACCGCTTTGGCCCTATTATTAACAAACCAGGTATTATCAAGCTTAATAAACGACAATCCATTCTCACCAAAAACGGCCATGACTCTGTTATCAGATTCAAATGTTTCAACTTGAATTTGATCACGTCCAGATTTTTCTATCACCTTTATCGGAACAGTTTTTTTTGAGTAACTTGACACGACTTCCACCACCAATTGGGTGAGAGCTTGAAAATTCGTCTTATCCACAACTTCAGCATTGACCTGCCAAGCCTGAGGCAAAAGATTAAGTACAGATGAGTCTAATACTTTAATTTTGCCATTTTTAATATAACTGCCATTAAGCTGGGTAAAGTATTCCGCAATCTGAGTTTGTTGATTAACTTTAAATGCTATAAACATCCCTACGCCTAAACCAATATTAAGTATTAAGGTAAATAGAATGACTGCACGATATTTTTTAGCACTATAGCTCATCAATTTAGGAGCACGATTGCCTTCGAGGTAGACAAAAAAAGCAACACCTCGTAGGCGATAGACATGCCCCTGCCTAAGTTTCTTCGATTTATCTCCCTTTTTAACCCCTTTTATTACAATGTCAGTTCCGTCATTTGAAAGCTCCCAATGCGTATTGGCAGGGACTGTCTCTGGAATACAAAGCGTGTCAGGCTTATCACTTTCACTAGCTCCGGTAATCACTAATTTGGGTTCTATAGGCAAGGTAACTCCATGTAAATGCCCATCAACAAACTCAATTAGCCACATGTAAGCTCAGCTCTTGTTTCAATGTTTTCGCAATATCCAGAGTGTTACTTAAAGTTTTTAATAACGCCTGCGGGTGTTCCGGCAGAGGTATACCACGAACAAAGAAATATTCTTCTGACTGAAACTGGGCAATATAACCATCAGAACTAAGTGAAAAATCAGCATTTATTCTTAGCGCTACTTCCGATTGAAATGGCCCCCCTCCCATCGAGATCATGATTAAAATGGAGTCATTGAGTCCCACGCGAACACCATCCTCAATACGACAACTCATCTCATCGAAATCACAAAGGAGCGCATGGTTTTCATCTAACAATAGCGACGAACCTTGTACTAACTGAGTAAACTCCATCATCAACAGAGTAAATTTTTTATTTTTCATCGTAATTAAACTTTATCTCAATAATAAATCGGCGCTGCGATATCCGCTGAGTAGCTGTTGGCAATCCATTTTCAACACTGCCTCGTAACATAATGGGGGTATCTCCCATACCTTCCGTTTGTAAATAGTATTTAACGCTATTGGCTCGTGCATTAGCCAAACGACGATTACTGGAATAAGAGCCTGACGAATCAGCAACACCATAAACCCGTAGGCTTTCCACTGGCTGACCCCGTAGCTCCTCAATCATGCGAATTAAGATATTCTTTCCTTCTGGTGTGAGCACAGATTCATTGACCAAAAATAAACTCTGAAACACCAAACGTACATGATCCTGATTAGTGTGGTGGATCAAGACTCCAGAATCTGATTTCCACAGCTCTGCGGAAAATGCCTTTTCTGTCGTCGCACTGACTAAATTTGAGTGGAGCCAATAGTCACCTTGGCAACTTTTTACTTCGTTAAAAGCGTAGGTGTTAATATTCGCAAGATAGTACTTACTTGATATAGCCGGTACAGCTACTTCAATACACGCATTCTGATGTGGCGAACCATCAACATATTCAGGCTCCCTTTTCACCCAATAACGCACATGGTCAATATCATCGATATTGGTGAAAAGTAAATTATATATATCCTGCTTCCATTCATGATCCCAAACTATTGAGTCCTCTCGGACATCCTGAGCACAAGAAACTAGTCCCATAAACACTCCTACAATCAGCCCTGCTTTAAACAGTCTTTGCATCTTTATGCCTATTCAATTCCAATAGAATAAATGCGATATCACGATAAAATGCTTTAGGTATAAAGTCTTCTCCTGTTCGCATGCTCTTATAAAACGCCCTTGCAAGTCCCTTATGCTCCAAAATCGGAATATTAAGCCCCTCCAATCTTCGTCGCTCTTCCAGTGCAAGTGATTCCGTACTAATCTGTAACACCACAGGGACTTTATCTATCAAACGGTCATAACAAATTGGCACCAAAATATGCGTCGGATTCGCAATCGCAAAGGTTGGACTACGTCCTTTTGTTATAGGAGTGTCCATGACCTCACGCATTTGCCGCTTTCGCTCCGACTTCATTTCCGGTGAACCTTCGGTTTCTTTCATCTCATTTTTCATTTCCGTAAATGTCATTCTATTTTTGCGGTTAAAGTGATAACGCTCAACCATCAAATCTATACATCCAAGACTGACTCCGTACACAAAAAAAAGCATTGAAACCAGCCCGATATATAACATTAAGTTGTAAATGAAATAGGAGGTGTTATTGACTTGCGCCAAGGTATTTAACTCGCTCCCCCCGACATCCGATACATACTTCAAGAGAAACAATAAAAAGATTAGTTCGAGGACCTTACGCAAAGAGCGGGATATAGCCTCAATCCCAAAAATATTTTTAGCCCCCGTCACTGGGCTTATTTTTTCCATTTTAAGGCCCAAAGACTCAGTACTGAATACAGTTTTATTAATCAAGACCCAACTGATAGCCGCCATAATGAGCTTAACCATAAACAAGATGAAGATCCCCCAAGCAATAACCGAATAAAGAATCCCAAAACCAGTTGATATATCGGCATATAACATCACCTCTAACCAATCATTGGCCGATTGAAACACCAGATAAATTGCACCGATAAATACCACTGTAAATACCACTAATTCCATCGTAGGCTCGGCCAATTCAGTTTTAGGAAACTGACCCTTTTTCATTAAATCTTTGAGCTTCTTCTCTGTCGGTGGATACTTTTTAGGTTCAGTAGATTCATTTGACATAGTATTACATCACAACCTGCAGTGGCTCAGAGCTAACGACACAGCTC
Coding sequences:
- a CDS encoding winged helix-turn-helix domain-containing protein → MTRNYALGNQMIFDVLKRQISAGKQIINIGGREAAILKLLCDKENRVISKDEINDKVWGKVFVNETSLTKAISNLRRSLAQFDSLACEIKTIPKEGYMLILDEGLTGISIAEEPLVLEVKNVMKSNKLHFNTPMQAPPSIHTVGIQRTELMVMILLCFFSALFAAMLTTGVTMILR
- a CDS encoding EscU/YscU/HrcU family type III secretion system export apparatus switch protein — translated: MSNESTEPKKYPPTEKKLKDLMKKGQFPKTELAEPTMELVVFTVVFIGAIYLVFQSANDWLEVMLYADISTGFGILYSVIAWGIFILFMVKLIMAAISWVLINKTVFSTESLGLKMEKISPVTGAKNIFGIEAISRSLRKVLELIFLLFLLKYVSDVGGSELNTLAQVNNTSYFIYNLMLYIGLVSMLFFVYGVSLGCIDLMVERYHFNRKNRMTFTEMKNEMKETEGSPEMKSERKRQMREVMDTPITKGRSPTFAIANPTHILVPICYDRLIDKVPVVLQISTESLALEERRRLEGLNIPILEHKGLARAFYKSMRTGEDFIPKAFYRDIAFILLELNRHKDAKTV
- a CDS encoding OmpA family protein, producing the protein MQRLFKAGLIVGVFMGLVSCAQDVREDSIVWDHEWKQDIYNLLFTNIDDIDHVRYWVKREPEYVDGSPHQNACIEVAVPAISSKYYLANINTYAFNEVKSCQGDYWLHSNLVSATTEKAFSAELWKSDSGVLIHHTNQDHVRLVFQSLFLVNESVLTPEGKNILIRMIEELRGQPVESLRVYGVADSSGSYSSNRRLANARANSVKYYLQTEGMGDTPIMLRGSVENGLPTATQRISQRRFIIEIKFNYDEK
- a CDS encoding FliM/FliN family flagellar motor switch protein, with the translated sequence MRIAIDVVIANCTMTLDELNRLQHSQLKPVNDFVQSEVLLKSGNELIATGILVKVDEQFYVSIDQVNTLE